AAGAACTTCCTGCTTTATCATCTTGAATACGTTTTTGTTTAAAAAACTCATTAGTTGTGCCTTTCACTGCATTAAAACGAATACCTAATGGCGAAATATTACTCAAATAAAAATCATCTTCTTTGGCTTTTTCTAACAATGTTCGAGTAGCTTTATCTACAGAAGTAGCTTCTGGAACTAATAGAAAAGGAGAACCCCAGCCCACAGAATCAACCTGATATTTCTCTAATAAAAAATCATGTTCCTCGGCTGTACCTACACCACCTTGCACCGTAATTTTTAATTCCAACGGTGCCTGAGGAACATGTAGTCCTTTTATTTCCAAAGATTTCACCATCAACTCATGAGCCGATTGTATTAATTCATCTTTCTTTTGTTTAAATTCTTCTAAGATTGGTCCTAATAAATAACCATCTGTAGCAAAGGCGTGACCTCCACAGTTTAAACCTGATTCTATACGATATTCAGAAACCCAAAGCCCTTTTTTGGCTAAGAAATTTCCCTGAATCATTGCCGAACGAAAATCACTTACTTTCAGGATTATTTTCTTTTGTAGCTTATTATTGGTATCAGGATAAAAAACAGGAAAGTTTTCAAAATAAGCGTACAATCTCGGATTCATTCCCGCCGAAAGCACCACTGATGAAGATAGATTACTATTGGCAAAACCACGCAGAGACGCATGAGCATCATTGAATTCTACAGGTAATTGTTCGTCTTTAATAAAATTATCTTTATCGACTTTAGTCATGATATTTACATCAATCTCACCTGGTGAAAGATTTTCTTCAAGGTAATTTTTGATAGTATCTTTAAAAGCAATTCCGTCGTCTATAAGATTTTGAAGTCCTTTTTTAATTTCTGATTTATTAGGTAGCATCGCAATATAATTCTCCAAAGCCTGTTTGCTTTCTGCTAATTCTAATTTGAATTTTTCGAATTTATCTTTTACAATAGTATCCATCAAATTTAAATAAGAAGTAACACGCTCGGCACGATAATCATGGATTTTTTCTGTGATTTCCTGATATGGTATTTTGAATTTTTCGCTATAGAAAGCATTCATTTTTTCAATCAAATCGTCATCTATAATAGAGACAACAGATGATATTCCATATTGAGCCACTCGTATTGGGCTATCAATTGTATAAGCCAATCCCATTACAGGAATATGAAAAGTGTGTAGTGGTTTTTTAGTCGTCATAGGTCTAAAAATTGATTCATTAAAGGTTTGTGCAAATATCACCATACTAATTTGCTTAAAAACTGATAAATATCATACGAACATGAATCATATTGGAATAGATTTACCAGTTGTAAAAACCGCAATGGCATTTTTTTAACAAAAACATCTTTTTTGATACTTTTAGAAAGTCAACGAAATCGTGTAGCTTCAAAGTTTTACCTTATATTTGCATAGAATTAATCTCAATTAAAAAAACACCATTAAAGTTTTTAAAAAATGAAAAGTCTTAAAGAACGTATATTGGAATTAAAAAAAGAAAAAAATGCGGTTATACTAGCGCATTATTATCAAGAATCCGATATTCAAGATGTGGCTGACTATGTGGGAGATAGCTTGGGATTATCTCAAGAAGCAATGAAAGTTGATGCCGATATTATTCTTTTTGCAGGAGTTCATTTTATGGCCGAAACTGCCAAAATATTAAATCCTACCAAAAAAGTAATTTTACCAGATTTAAAAGCAGGCTGTTCTCTAGCTGAATCATGTCCTCCGGAAGATTTCAAAAAATTTACTGAGGCCCACCCTGATCATATTGTAATCACTTACGTAAACTGTTCTGCCGAAGTTAAGGCATTGACTGATATTGTGGTTACGTCTTCAAACGCTGTCAAAATTGTAGAATCTATTCCAAAAGATAAACCTATAATTTTTGCACCAGATAAAAATTTAGGAAAATATGTAATGGAGCAAACAGGCAGAGAGATGCTACTTTGGGATGGATCGTGTATCGTACACGAAGCATTTTCACTAGACAAACTGATAGCTTTGTACAAACTGAATCCAGATGCTCAAATCATTGCACATCCAGAATCTGAAACGCATATTCTAAAAACTGCAAACTATATTGGTTCTACAGCAGGGATGATTAATTATGTAAAAACCAATCCAAGCAACAAATTTATTGTAGCTACCGAAGCTGGAATTTTGCATAAAATGAAACAGGAAGTACCTGATAAAATTCTGATTCCGGCTCCGTCGAACGAAGACAATACCTGTGCTTGTAGTGAATGTGGATATATGAAAATGAACACCTTACAAAAAGTATACGACTGTTTATTGAATGAAACTCCCGAAATTAATGTTCCTGATGACATTAGAGAAAAAGCATTAATCCCTATCGAACGTATGCTCGAATTATCTTAAGAATGATTACAACCAATTATTTAATTATAGGTTCTGGAGTTGCAGGTCTAACATTTGCACTCAAAATGGCCAATCGTTTCCCCGAAAGAAACATTACCATTGTAACCAAAGCAAATGCCGACGAGTCTAACACTAAATATGCTCAAGGTGGTATTGCTATTGTTACCGACAAAACCGAAGATTCGTATCAAAAACATATTGAAGACACCCTAATTTGTGGTGATGGATTGTGTGACGAAGAAGTAGTTAAAATGGTTGTAACCGAAGGCCCTAAACGATTAAAAGAATTGATTGAATGGGGTGCTCAATTTGATAAAAATGCCAAAGGAACTTTTGACTTAGGCAAAGAAGGCGGACATTCTGAAAACAGAGTAGTTCATCATAAAGACCAAACGGGTCACGAAATTCAGCGTGCTATTTTGGAACAAGTAATGAATAAAGAAAACATTACCGTTTTGGATCATCATTTTGCATTAGAATTAATTACACAAGATAATCGTTGCGTTGGTGCTTATGCGCTTGACGAAAAGACAAACGAAATACTTACCTATCAATCCGATTTTACCTTACTAGCCACTGGCGGTATTGGACATTTATACGGACACACCACCAACCCTATCATAGCAACAGGAGACGGAATAGCGATGGCTTATCGTGCGAATGCTGCTATTCAGGACATGGAATTTATACAATTTCATCCAACAGCTTTATTTGATAAAGGAAGTGGCTCAAAATTTTTAATTTCCGAAGCGGTTCGCGGTTTTGGCGCTCATTTGAGAACCAAAAAAGGCGATTTATTCATGGAACGTTATGATCCAAGAGGCGATCTGGCTTCGAGAGATATAGTTTCGCAAAGTATTGATTTGGAACTCAAAAAATCGGGAGACGAATGTGTTTATTTAGATTGTACACACTTAGATATGGTTGGATTCAAAAAACATTTTCCGATGATTTATAACCATTGTAAAAAAATGGGTATTGATCTTGAAAAAGACTGG
The Flavobacterium sp. 5 DNA segment above includes these coding regions:
- the nadA gene encoding quinolinate synthase NadA gives rise to the protein MKSLKERILELKKEKNAVILAHYYQESDIQDVADYVGDSLGLSQEAMKVDADIILFAGVHFMAETAKILNPTKKVILPDLKAGCSLAESCPPEDFKKFTEAHPDHIVITYVNCSAEVKALTDIVVTSSNAVKIVESIPKDKPIIFAPDKNLGKYVMEQTGREMLLWDGSCIVHEAFSLDKLIALYKLNPDAQIIAHPESETHILKTANYIGSTAGMINYVKTNPSNKFIVATEAGILHKMKQEVPDKILIPAPSNEDNTCACSECGYMKMNTLQKVYDCLLNETPEINVPDDIREKALIPIERMLELS
- the nadB gene encoding L-aspartate oxidase, coding for MITTNYLIIGSGVAGLTFALKMANRFPERNITIVTKANADESNTKYAQGGIAIVTDKTEDSYQKHIEDTLICGDGLCDEEVVKMVVTEGPKRLKELIEWGAQFDKNAKGTFDLGKEGGHSENRVVHHKDQTGHEIQRAILEQVMNKENITVLDHHFALELITQDNRCVGAYALDEKTNEILTYQSDFTLLATGGIGHLYGHTTNPIIATGDGIAMAYRANAAIQDMEFIQFHPTALFDKGSGSKFLISEAVRGFGAHLRTKKGDLFMERYDPRGDLASRDIVSQSIDLELKKSGDECVYLDCTHLDMVGFKKHFPMIYNHCKKMGIDLEKDWIPVVPAQHYLCGGIVVDRSGKTSIENLFACGECSRTGLHGANRLASNSLLEALVYSDKIYHYLADNPFTATKTTTAIPEWSIQSKTKVSPEYIALTKAKLQLLMRQNAGIVRFESDLLKAKETLKSMQTEINEVIQNHLVCTDLYELNNMLAIGTLIVQQSIDRNGNCGGFVKFDSKDI